In Stigmatopora nigra isolate UIUO_SnigA chromosome 2, RoL_Snig_1.1, whole genome shotgun sequence, a single window of DNA contains:
- the malt3 gene encoding mucosa-associated lymphoid tissue lymphoma translocation protein 1, which produces MTGEIVIERQPDSVCVPVNYKVTLSVRAVAAGILKYQWFIQDDDAGDNHEVNGGNQADLIIEAIKTHCYVCRVSDNLSNWVFSRWVKVKVLDIDPLGFPLQWQGEPHIAIKPKSQTVQSGAKISLRCTAFGNPAPSYQWYRNGCLLSKKTADTLQIDHAAAKDKGTYLCSISNALEEIWSEPIEVDVVPDDQLPLSATKAVDKVALLIGNLNYSHHPGLMAPMMDVHELANLLQQLKFRVVSLLDLTKVEMLATVEKFFQLLNRGVYGLFYYAGHGFEHGGRNYLVPVDAPQPYQTEDCLCVQRVMLRMQEQQTALNVILLDTCRKWYQQQCIQSTIMPLQPKGNTVYGYATCEDGEAFEVQDGGKSTGIFTKYLNKHILQAEKVTHVLEKVSEDLGRDSLITGKQAVEIKHTLKEPRSLADPVQSAGHTKEFHLRDFCWRQANVLPRKKQMMFLCGVDVEVGFSALFSNVLVAFGVIKSTGPKTDNCNITLSSIPAMEDLFSGFGWHETDSIVFERNNNPDCTLRLCGLQKLKESLVIRIDLHYTHMDSGQRRTESQQVDIGKPLVASCQLYETTQTTSLRKQDLACASLSVAKISHAEKSHNQTQPGQCRPFTRKAECGVQKDLKSNEPEENDENEL; this is translated from the exons ATGACTGGAG AAATTGTCATTGAGCGCCAACCAGACTCAGTGTGTGTGCCTGTAAACTACAAAGTGACATTGAGTGTACGTGCAGTGGCTGCAGGCATCCTCAAGTACCAGTGGTTCATCCAAGATGATGATGCTGGTGATAATCACGAG gTTAATGGTGGAAATCAGGCAGATCTGATCATTGAagccattaaaactcattgCTACGTGTGCCGGGTGAGTGATAACTTGTCCAACTGGGTCTTCAGTAGGTGGGTGAAAGTCAAGGTGCTGGACATTGATCCATTAG GTTTCCCACTACAGTGGCAGGGCGAGCCTCACATTGCAATCAAACCAAAATCCCAGACAGTCCAATCAGGTGCAAAAATTTCTCTTCGTTGCACTGCTTTTGGAAACCCGGCACCAAGCTACCAGTGGTACAGAAATGGATGTTTGCTGTCCAAAAAAACTGCTGACACGCTACAA ATTGATCATGCTGCAGCCAAAGATAAGGGAACCTACTTGTGTTCAATTTCTAATGCGCTGGAAGAGATATGGAGTGAACCCATTGAAGTTGATGTTG TTCCAGATGATCAACTCCCTCTATCAGCAaccaaag CGGTTGACAAAGTTGCCTTACTTATTGGCAATTTGAATTACTCCCACCACCCTGGTTTAATGGCCCCGATGATGGATGTTCATGAGCTTGCCAACCTTCTGCAGCAACTGAAATTCCGAGTAGTCTCCCTTCTGGATCTCACCAAGGTAGAGATGCTGGCCACTGTGGAAAAGTTTTTTCAGCTCCTGAACAGAGGCGTTTATG GACTTTTCTACTACGCGGGTCATGGGTTCGAGCATGGTGGGAGAAACTATTTGGTGCCTGTGGATGCTCCGCAACCCTACCAAACAGAAGACTGTTTGTGTGTTCAACGGGTTATGCTCCGCATGCAAGAACAACAGACTGCGTTGAATGTTATTCTACTGGATACCTGCCGTAAATG GTACCAACAGCAGTGCATACAATCAACCATCATGCCACTACAGCCAAAGGGGAATACTGTATATGGTTATGCCAC GTGTGAAGATGGGGAGGCTTTTGAAGTCCAGGATGGAGGCAAAAGTACAGGAATCTTCACTAAATATTTGAACAAACACATTCTTCAAGCAGAGAAGGTTACACATGTCCTCGAGAAGGTGTCAGAGG ATTTAGGCCGGGACAGTCTCATCACTGGCAAGCAGGCTGTGGAAATCAAGCATACCCTAAAAGAACCTCGATCCCTGGCAGATCCCGTTCAGTCTGCGGGCCACACAAAGGAATTCCACCTGAGAGATTTTTGCTGGCGGCAAGCAAACG tgttaccAAGGAAGAAGCAGATGATGTTCCTTTGTGGAGTAGACGTAGAAGTCGGCTTTTCCGCATTGTTTTCCAATGTCTTGGTAGCCTTTGGAGTTATAAAAAGCACAGGACCCAAGACGGACAACTGCAACATCACTCTGAGTAGCATACCT gcaatgGAAGACCTTTTTTCTGGATTTGGGTGGCATGAAACAGACTCAATAGTATTTGAAAGGAATAACAACCCAGACTGTACTCTCCGACTGTGTGGACTTCAAAAGCTTaag GAATCACTGGTTATCAGAATAGATCTACACTATACTCACATGGACAGCGGGCAAAGGCGCACGGAAAGCCAACAGGTGGACATTGGAAAACCTTTGGTTGCATCCTGCCAATTGTATGAGACGACTCAAACAACATCGCTCAGGAAACAAGACCTGGCTTGTGCTTCGCTCAGTGTGGCGAAGATTTCACACGCCGAGAAATCTCACAATCAAACCCAGCCTGGTCAATGTCGGCCTTTTACCAGAAAGGCTGAGTGTGGCGTTCAAAAAGACTTGAAGTCTAATGAGCCTGAGGAGAATGATGAAAATGAGCTCTAA